The following are from one region of the Quercus robur chromosome 1, dhQueRobu3.1, whole genome shotgun sequence genome:
- the LOC126707594 gene encoding uncharacterized protein LOC126707594: protein MSNLEAAGRVALWAIELSEFGIQYRPHSAIKGQVVTDFIVEFTNRESQEVEVYPRWSVHTDGSSNWQAGEAGIVLRSLEREEIECMVCLNFPTTNNEAEYEALVTGLDLAKAAGAASVVIHCDSQIITNQVNEDYECKGEWMKNYLEQVKRRVDDLRAEVVQIPRGENERADRLAKAVSAEHMIISSKEAARKLKVQAARFVMIKDNMYKRGFSRPYLRCLNPKEADYVMREVHEGIYSNHSGSRSLVHKLIGAGYYWPTMQKDAQTYVKACDKCQKFKNVIRQPMEEFTTMTTPWPFAQWGLDIMGSFPMAMRQLKFLIVSIDYFTKWIEAEALATITEKNVRTFVWRNIVCRYEIPKALVSDNTK from the exons ATGAGCAATCTTGAAGCTGCTGGACGAGTAGCACTATGGGCGATAGAGTTGAGTGAGTTTGGTATACAGTATCGACCACATAGTGCCATTAAGGGGCAGGTAGTTACTGACTTCATTGTAGAATTCACTAACAGGGAGAGCCAAGAGGTAGAAGTGTATCCTCGGTGGAGTGTACATACTGACGGATCATCCAACTGGCAAGCTGGAGAGGCAGGTATTGTGCTTCGATCTCTGGAAAGggaggaaattgaatgcatggtTTGTCTCAACTTTCCTACTACTAATAATGAAGCAGAGTATGAAGCTCTAGTGACAGGACTAGATCTCGCTAAAGCAGCAGGGGCCGCGAGCGTGGTCATTCATTGCGACTCTCAAATCATCACCAACCAAGTAAACGAGGATTACGAATGTAAGGGTGAATGGATGAAGAATTACCTGGAGCAAGTGAAGAGAAGGGTAGACGACTTAAGGGCAGAGGTTGTTCAAATCCCCAGAGGAGAGAATGAGCGAGCCGACCGTCTTGCCAAAGCCGTGTCAGCAGAACACATGATCATCTCCAGCAAG GAAGCTGCAAGAAAGCTGAAGGTCCAAGCTGCACGATTTGTTATGATAAAAGACAATatgtacaagagaggcttctcccgCCCGTACCTTAGGTGTTTAAACCCCAAAGAAGCGGACTatgtcatgagagaagtacacGAAGGGATCTACAGCAACCATTCAGGATCGCGGTCATTAGTTCACAAACTGATTGGAGCTGGATACTactggcccaccatgcagaaggatgcccaGACTTATGTCAAAGCATGTGACAAATGtcaaaagttcaaaaacgtcATCAGACAGCCGATGGAAGAATTTACCACGATGACAACCCCGTGGCCATTCGCTCAATGGGGACTCGACATCATGGGTTCCTTCCCAATGGCAATGCGACAACTGAAGTTCCTTATAGTCAGTATAGACTATTTCACTAAGTGGATAGAAGCAGAAGCCTTGGCTACCATTACGGAGAAGAATGTGAGAACGTTTGTTTGGAGGAACATTGTCTGTAGGTATGAAATCCCCAAAGCCTTGGTATCAGATAACACGAAATAG